Proteins encoded in a region of the Bubalus bubalis isolate 160015118507 breed Murrah chromosome 9, NDDB_SH_1, whole genome shotgun sequence genome:
- the HNRNPH1 gene encoding heterogeneous nuclear ribonucleoprotein H isoform X9 — MLLILGFANDFLYSGGMYRHFICIAQRWFLVLNSVLTVVFFPDCKIQNGAQGIRFIYTREGRPSGEAFVELESEDEVKLALKKDRETMGHRYVEVFKSNNVEMDWVLKHTGPNSPDTANDGFVRLRGLPFGCSKEEIVQFFSGLEIVPNGITLPVDFQGRSTGEAFVQFASQEIAEKALKKHKERIGHRYIEIFKSSRAEVRTHYDPPRKLMAMQRPGPYDRPGAGRGYNSIGRGAGFERMRRGAYGGGYGGYDDYNGYNDGYGFGSDRFGRDLNYCFSGMSDHRYGDGGSTFQSTTGHCVHMRGLPYRATENDIYNFFSPLNPVRVHIEIGPDGRVTGEADVEFATHEDAVAAMSKDKANMQHRYVELFLNSTAGASGGAYEHRYVELFLNSTAGASGGAYANQSSYGGPASQQLSGGYGGGYGGQSSMSGYDQVLQENSSDFQSNIA, encoded by the exons ATGTTGCTCATTCTAGGTTTTGCAAATGATTTCCTTTATAGTGGGGGTATGTATAGGCATTTTATCTGTATCGCCCAGAGGtggtttttagttttaaattctgTATTAACGGTTGTTTTCTTTCCAGACTGCAAAATTCAAAATGGGGCTCAAGGTATTCGTTTCATCTACACCAGAGAAGGCAGACCGAGTGGCGAGGCTTTTGTTGAACTTGAATCAGAAGATGAAGTCAAATTGGCCctgaaaaaagacagagaaactatGGGACACAGATATGTTGAAG TATTCAAGTCAAACAACGTTGAAATGGATTGGGTGTTGAAGCATACTGGTCCAAATAGTCCTGACACGGCCAATGATGGCTTTGTACGGCTTAGAGGACTCCCATTTGGATGTAGCAAGGAAGAAATTGTTCAGTTCTTCTCAG GGTTGGAAATCGTGCCAAATGGGATAACATTGCCGGTGGACTTCCAGGGGAGGAGTACGGGGGAGGCCTTCGTGCAGTTTGCTTCACAGGAAATAGCTGAAAAGGCTCTAaagaaacacaaggaaagaatAGGGCACAG GTATATCGAAATCTTTAAGAGCAGTCGAGCTGAAGTTAGAACTCACTATGATCCACCACGAAAACTTATGGCCATGCAGCGACCAGGTCCCTATGACAGACCTGGGGCTGGCAGAGGGTATAACAGCATTGGAAGAGGAGCTGGCTTTGAAAGGATGAGGCGTGGTGCTTATGGTGGAG GTTATGGAGGCTATGATGATTATAATGGCTATAATGATGGCTATGGATTTGGGTCAGATAGATTCGGAAGAG ACCTCAATTACTGTTTTTCAGGAATGTCAGATCACAGATACGGGGATGGTGGCTCTACTTTCCAGAGCACAACAGGACACTGTGTTCACATGCGGGGGTTACCTTACAGAGCTACTGAGAACGACATTTATAAC TTTTTTTCACCACTCAACCCTGTGAGAGTACATATTGAAATTGGTCCTGATGGCAGAGTAACTGGTGAAGCAGATGTCGAGTTTGCAACTCACGAAGATGCTGTGGCAGCTATGTCAAAAGACAAAGCAAATATGC aaCACAGATATGTAGAACTCTTCTTGAATTCTACAGCAGGAGCAAGCGGTGGTGCTTACG AACACAGATATGTAGAACTCTTCTTGAATTCTACAGCAGGAGCAAGCGGTGGTGCTTATG CAAACCAGTCCAGTTACGGTGGCCCGGCCAGCCAGCAGCTGAGTGGTGGTTATGGAGGCGGCTATGGTGGCCAGAGCAGCATGAGTGGATACg ACCAAGTTTTACAGGAAAACTCCAGTGATTTTCAATCAAACATTGCATag
- the HNRNPH1 gene encoding heterogeneous nuclear ribonucleoprotein H isoform X11, which yields MLLILGFANDFLYSGGMYRHFICIAQRWFLVLNSVLTVVFFPDCKIQNGAQGIRFIYTREGRPSGEAFVELESEDEVKLALKKDRETMGHRYVEVFKSNNVEMDWVLKHTGPNSPDTANDGFVRLRGLPFGCSKEEIVQFFSGLEIVPNGITLPVDFQGRSTGEAFVQFASQEIAEKALKKHKERIGHRYIEIFKSSRAEVRTHYDPPRKLMAMQRPGPYDRPGAGRGYNSIGRGAGFERMRRGAYGGGYGGYDDYNGYNDGYGFGSDRFGRDLNYCFSGMSDHRYGDGGSTFQSTTGHCVHMRGLPYRATENDIYNFFSPLNPVRVHIEIGPDGRVTGEADVEFATHEDAVAAMSKDKANMQHRYVELFLNSTAGASGGAYGSQMLGGMGLSNQSSYGGPASQQLSGGYGGGYGGQSSMSGYDQVLQENSSDFQSNIA from the exons ATGTTGCTCATTCTAGGTTTTGCAAATGATTTCCTTTATAGTGGGGGTATGTATAGGCATTTTATCTGTATCGCCCAGAGGtggtttttagttttaaattctgTATTAACGGTTGTTTTCTTTCCAGACTGCAAAATTCAAAATGGGGCTCAAGGTATTCGTTTCATCTACACCAGAGAAGGCAGACCGAGTGGCGAGGCTTTTGTTGAACTTGAATCAGAAGATGAAGTCAAATTGGCCctgaaaaaagacagagaaactatGGGACACAGATATGTTGAAG TATTCAAGTCAAACAACGTTGAAATGGATTGGGTGTTGAAGCATACTGGTCCAAATAGTCCTGACACGGCCAATGATGGCTTTGTACGGCTTAGAGGACTCCCATTTGGATGTAGCAAGGAAGAAATTGTTCAGTTCTTCTCAG GGTTGGAAATCGTGCCAAATGGGATAACATTGCCGGTGGACTTCCAGGGGAGGAGTACGGGGGAGGCCTTCGTGCAGTTTGCTTCACAGGAAATAGCTGAAAAGGCTCTAaagaaacacaaggaaagaatAGGGCACAG GTATATCGAAATCTTTAAGAGCAGTCGAGCTGAAGTTAGAACTCACTATGATCCACCACGAAAACTTATGGCCATGCAGCGACCAGGTCCCTATGACAGACCTGGGGCTGGCAGAGGGTATAACAGCATTGGAAGAGGAGCTGGCTTTGAAAGGATGAGGCGTGGTGCTTATGGTGGAG GTTATGGAGGCTATGATGATTATAATGGCTATAATGATGGCTATGGATTTGGGTCAGATAGATTCGGAAGAG ACCTCAATTACTGTTTTTCAGGAATGTCAGATCACAGATACGGGGATGGTGGCTCTACTTTCCAGAGCACAACAGGACACTGTGTTCACATGCGGGGGTTACCTTACAGAGCTACTGAGAACGACATTTATAAC TTTTTTTCACCACTCAACCCTGTGAGAGTACATATTGAAATTGGTCCTGATGGCAGAGTAACTGGTGAAGCAGATGTCGAGTTTGCAACTCACGAAGATGCTGTGGCAGCTATGTCAAAAGACAAAGCAAATATGC aaCACAGATATGTAGAACTCTTCTTGAATTCTACAGCAGGAGCAAGCGGTGGTGCTTACGGTAGCCAAATgctaggaggcatgggtttgt CAAACCAGTCCAGTTACGGTGGCCCGGCCAGCCAGCAGCTGAGTGGTGGTTATGGAGGCGGCTATGGTGGCCAGAGCAGCATGAGTGGATACg ACCAAGTTTTACAGGAAAACTCCAGTGATTTTCAATCAAACATTGCATag
- the HNRNPH1 gene encoding heterogeneous nuclear ribonucleoprotein H isoform X6, producing MLLILGFANDFLYSGGMYRHFICIAQRWFLVLNSVLTVVFFPDCKIQNGAQGIRFIYTREGRPSGEAFVELESEDEVKLALKKDRETMGHRYVEVFKSNNVEMDWVLKHTGPNSPDTANDGFVRLRGLPFGCSKEEIVQFFSGLEIVPNGITLPVDFQGRSTGEAFVQFASQEIAEKALKKHKERIGHRYIEIFKSSRAEVRTHYDPPRKLMAMQRPGPYDRPGAGRGYNSIGRGAGFERMRRGAYGGGYGGYDDYNGYNDGYGFGSDRFGRDLNYCFSGMSDHRYGDGGSTFQSTTGHCVHMRGLPYRATENDIYNFFSPLNPVRVHIEIGPDGRVTGEADVEFATHEDAVAAMSKDKANMQHRYVELFLNSTAGASGGAYEHRYVELFLNSTAGASGGAYGSQMMGGMGLSNQSSYGGPASQQLSGGYGGGYGGQSSMSGYDQVLQENSSDFQSNIA from the exons ATGTTGCTCATTCTAGGTTTTGCAAATGATTTCCTTTATAGTGGGGGTATGTATAGGCATTTTATCTGTATCGCCCAGAGGtggtttttagttttaaattctgTATTAACGGTTGTTTTCTTTCCAGACTGCAAAATTCAAAATGGGGCTCAAGGTATTCGTTTCATCTACACCAGAGAAGGCAGACCGAGTGGCGAGGCTTTTGTTGAACTTGAATCAGAAGATGAAGTCAAATTGGCCctgaaaaaagacagagaaactatGGGACACAGATATGTTGAAG TATTCAAGTCAAACAACGTTGAAATGGATTGGGTGTTGAAGCATACTGGTCCAAATAGTCCTGACACGGCCAATGATGGCTTTGTACGGCTTAGAGGACTCCCATTTGGATGTAGCAAGGAAGAAATTGTTCAGTTCTTCTCAG GGTTGGAAATCGTGCCAAATGGGATAACATTGCCGGTGGACTTCCAGGGGAGGAGTACGGGGGAGGCCTTCGTGCAGTTTGCTTCACAGGAAATAGCTGAAAAGGCTCTAaagaaacacaaggaaagaatAGGGCACAG GTATATCGAAATCTTTAAGAGCAGTCGAGCTGAAGTTAGAACTCACTATGATCCACCACGAAAACTTATGGCCATGCAGCGACCAGGTCCCTATGACAGACCTGGGGCTGGCAGAGGGTATAACAGCATTGGAAGAGGAGCTGGCTTTGAAAGGATGAGGCGTGGTGCTTATGGTGGAG GTTATGGAGGCTATGATGATTATAATGGCTATAATGATGGCTATGGATTTGGGTCAGATAGATTCGGAAGAG ACCTCAATTACTGTTTTTCAGGAATGTCAGATCACAGATACGGGGATGGTGGCTCTACTTTCCAGAGCACAACAGGACACTGTGTTCACATGCGGGGGTTACCTTACAGAGCTACTGAGAACGACATTTATAAC TTTTTTTCACCACTCAACCCTGTGAGAGTACATATTGAAATTGGTCCTGATGGCAGAGTAACTGGTGAAGCAGATGTCGAGTTTGCAACTCACGAAGATGCTGTGGCAGCTATGTCAAAAGACAAAGCAAATATGC aaCACAGATATGTAGAACTCTTCTTGAATTCTACAGCAGGAGCAAGCGGTGGTGCTTACG AACACAGATATGTAGAACTCTTCTTGAATTCTACAGCAGGAGCAAGCGGTGGTGCTTATGGTAGCCAAATGATGGGAGGCATGGGCTTGT CAAACCAGTCCAGTTACGGTGGCCCGGCCAGCCAGCAGCTGAGTGGTGGTTATGGAGGCGGCTATGGTGGCCAGAGCAGCATGAGTGGATACg ACCAAGTTTTACAGGAAAACTCCAGTGATTTTCAATCAAACATTGCATag
- the HNRNPH1 gene encoding heterogeneous nuclear ribonucleoprotein H isoform X10: MMLGTEGGEGFVVKVRGLPWSCSADEVQRFFSDCKIQNGAQGIRFIYTREGRPSGEAFVELESEDEVKLALKKDRETMGHRYVEVFKSNNVEMDWVLKHTGPNSPDTANDGFVRLRGLPFGCSKEEIVQFFSGLEIVPNGITLPVDFQGRSTGEAFVQFASQEIAEKALKKHKERIGHRYIEIFKSSRAEVRTHYDPPRKLMAMQRPGPYDRPGAGRGYNSIGRGAGFERMRRGAYGGGYGGYDDYNGYNDGYGFGSDRFGRDLNYCFSGMSDHRYGDGGSTFQSTTGHCVHMRGLPYRATENDIYNFFSPLNPVRVHIEIGPDGRVTGEADVEFATHEDAVAAMSKDKANMQHRYVELFLNSTAGASGGAYEHRYVELFLNSTAGASGGAYANQSSYGGPASQQLSGGYGGGYGGQSSMSGYDQVLQENSSDFQSNIA; encoded by the exons ATGATGTTGGGCACCGAAGGCGGTGAGGGGTTCGTGGTGAAGGTCCGGGGCTTGCCTTGGTCTTGCTCTGCAGACGAAGTGCAGCGGTTTTTTTCTG ACTGCAAAATTCAAAATGGGGCTCAAGGTATTCGTTTCATCTACACCAGAGAAGGCAGACCGAGTGGCGAGGCTTTTGTTGAACTTGAATCAGAAGATGAAGTCAAATTGGCCctgaaaaaagacagagaaactatGGGACACAGATATGTTGAAG TATTCAAGTCAAACAACGTTGAAATGGATTGGGTGTTGAAGCATACTGGTCCAAATAGTCCTGACACGGCCAATGATGGCTTTGTACGGCTTAGAGGACTCCCATTTGGATGTAGCAAGGAAGAAATTGTTCAGTTCTTCTCAG GGTTGGAAATCGTGCCAAATGGGATAACATTGCCGGTGGACTTCCAGGGGAGGAGTACGGGGGAGGCCTTCGTGCAGTTTGCTTCACAGGAAATAGCTGAAAAGGCTCTAaagaaacacaaggaaagaatAGGGCACAG GTATATCGAAATCTTTAAGAGCAGTCGAGCTGAAGTTAGAACTCACTATGATCCACCACGAAAACTTATGGCCATGCAGCGACCAGGTCCCTATGACAGACCTGGGGCTGGCAGAGGGTATAACAGCATTGGAAGAGGAGCTGGCTTTGAAAGGATGAGGCGTGGTGCTTATGGTGGAG GTTATGGAGGCTATGATGATTATAATGGCTATAATGATGGCTATGGATTTGGGTCAGATAGATTCGGAAGAG ACCTCAATTACTGTTTTTCAGGAATGTCAGATCACAGATACGGGGATGGTGGCTCTACTTTCCAGAGCACAACAGGACACTGTGTTCACATGCGGGGGTTACCTTACAGAGCTACTGAGAACGACATTTATAAC TTTTTTTCACCACTCAACCCTGTGAGAGTACATATTGAAATTGGTCCTGATGGCAGAGTAACTGGTGAAGCAGATGTCGAGTTTGCAACTCACGAAGATGCTGTGGCAGCTATGTCAAAAGACAAAGCAAATATGC aaCACAGATATGTAGAACTCTTCTTGAATTCTACAGCAGGAGCAAGCGGTGGTGCTTACG AACACAGATATGTAGAACTCTTCTTGAATTCTACAGCAGGAGCAAGCGGTGGTGCTTATG CAAACCAGTCCAGTTACGGTGGCCCGGCCAGCCAGCAGCTGAGTGGTGGTTATGGAGGCGGCTATGGTGGCCAGAGCAGCATGAGTGGATACg ACCAAGTTTTACAGGAAAACTCCAGTGATTTTCAATCAAACATTGCATag
- the HNRNPH1 gene encoding heterogeneous nuclear ribonucleoprotein H isoform X12, with protein sequence MMLGTEGGEGFVVKVRGLPWSCSADEVQRFFSDCKIQNGAQGIRFIYTREGRPSGEAFVELESEDEVKLALKKDRETMGHRYVEVFKSNNVEMDWVLKHTGPNSPDTANDGFVRLRGLPFGCSKEEIVQFFSGLEIVPNGITLPVDFQGRSTGEAFVQFASQEIAEKALKKHKERIGHRYIEIFKSSRAEVRTHYDPPRKLMAMQRPGPYDRPGAGRGYNSIGRGAGFERMRRGAYGGGYGGYDDYNGYNDGYGFGSDRFGRDLNYCFSGMSDHRYGDGGSTFQSTTGHCVHMRGLPYRATENDIYNFFSPLNPVRVHIEIGPDGRVTGEADVEFATHEDAVAAMSKDKANMQHRYVELFLNSTAGASGGAYGSQMLGGMGLSNQSSYGGPASQQLSGGYGGGYGGQSSMSGYDQVLQENSSDFQSNIA encoded by the exons ATGATGTTGGGCACCGAAGGCGGTGAGGGGTTCGTGGTGAAGGTCCGGGGCTTGCCTTGGTCTTGCTCTGCAGACGAAGTGCAGCGGTTTTTTTCTG ACTGCAAAATTCAAAATGGGGCTCAAGGTATTCGTTTCATCTACACCAGAGAAGGCAGACCGAGTGGCGAGGCTTTTGTTGAACTTGAATCAGAAGATGAAGTCAAATTGGCCctgaaaaaagacagagaaactatGGGACACAGATATGTTGAAG TATTCAAGTCAAACAACGTTGAAATGGATTGGGTGTTGAAGCATACTGGTCCAAATAGTCCTGACACGGCCAATGATGGCTTTGTACGGCTTAGAGGACTCCCATTTGGATGTAGCAAGGAAGAAATTGTTCAGTTCTTCTCAG GGTTGGAAATCGTGCCAAATGGGATAACATTGCCGGTGGACTTCCAGGGGAGGAGTACGGGGGAGGCCTTCGTGCAGTTTGCTTCACAGGAAATAGCTGAAAAGGCTCTAaagaaacacaaggaaagaatAGGGCACAG GTATATCGAAATCTTTAAGAGCAGTCGAGCTGAAGTTAGAACTCACTATGATCCACCACGAAAACTTATGGCCATGCAGCGACCAGGTCCCTATGACAGACCTGGGGCTGGCAGAGGGTATAACAGCATTGGAAGAGGAGCTGGCTTTGAAAGGATGAGGCGTGGTGCTTATGGTGGAG GTTATGGAGGCTATGATGATTATAATGGCTATAATGATGGCTATGGATTTGGGTCAGATAGATTCGGAAGAG ACCTCAATTACTGTTTTTCAGGAATGTCAGATCACAGATACGGGGATGGTGGCTCTACTTTCCAGAGCACAACAGGACACTGTGTTCACATGCGGGGGTTACCTTACAGAGCTACTGAGAACGACATTTATAAC TTTTTTTCACCACTCAACCCTGTGAGAGTACATATTGAAATTGGTCCTGATGGCAGAGTAACTGGTGAAGCAGATGTCGAGTTTGCAACTCACGAAGATGCTGTGGCAGCTATGTCAAAAGACAAAGCAAATATGC aaCACAGATATGTAGAACTCTTCTTGAATTCTACAGCAGGAGCAAGCGGTGGTGCTTACGGTAGCCAAATgctaggaggcatgggtttgt CAAACCAGTCCAGTTACGGTGGCCCGGCCAGCCAGCAGCTGAGTGGTGGTTATGGAGGCGGCTATGGTGGCCAGAGCAGCATGAGTGGATACg ACCAAGTTTTACAGGAAAACTCCAGTGATTTTCAATCAAACATTGCATag
- the HNRNPH1 gene encoding heterogeneous nuclear ribonucleoprotein H isoform X8: MMLGTEGGEGFVVKVRGLPWSCSADEVQRFFSDCKIQNGAQGIRFIYTREGRPSGEAFVELESEDEVKLALKKDRETMGHRYVEVFKSNNVEMDWVLKHTGPNSPDTANDGFVRLRGLPFGCSKEEIVQFFSGLEIVPNGITLPVDFQGRSTGEAFVQFASQEIAEKALKKHKERIGHRYIEIFKSSRAEVRTHYDPPRKLMAMQRPGPYDRPGAGRGYNSIGRGAGFERMRRGAYGGGYGGYDDYNGYNDGYGFGSDRFGRDLNYCFSGMSDHRYGDGGSTFQSTTGHCVHMRGLPYRATENDIYNFFSPLNPVRVHIEIGPDGRVTGEADVEFATHEDAVAAMSKDKANMQHRYVELFLNSTAGASGGAYEHRYVELFLNSTAGASGGAYGSQMMGGMGLSNQSSYGGPASQQLSGGYGGGYGGQSSMSGYDQVLQENSSDFQSNIA, encoded by the exons ATGATGTTGGGCACCGAAGGCGGTGAGGGGTTCGTGGTGAAGGTCCGGGGCTTGCCTTGGTCTTGCTCTGCAGACGAAGTGCAGCGGTTTTTTTCTG ACTGCAAAATTCAAAATGGGGCTCAAGGTATTCGTTTCATCTACACCAGAGAAGGCAGACCGAGTGGCGAGGCTTTTGTTGAACTTGAATCAGAAGATGAAGTCAAATTGGCCctgaaaaaagacagagaaactatGGGACACAGATATGTTGAAG TATTCAAGTCAAACAACGTTGAAATGGATTGGGTGTTGAAGCATACTGGTCCAAATAGTCCTGACACGGCCAATGATGGCTTTGTACGGCTTAGAGGACTCCCATTTGGATGTAGCAAGGAAGAAATTGTTCAGTTCTTCTCAG GGTTGGAAATCGTGCCAAATGGGATAACATTGCCGGTGGACTTCCAGGGGAGGAGTACGGGGGAGGCCTTCGTGCAGTTTGCTTCACAGGAAATAGCTGAAAAGGCTCTAaagaaacacaaggaaagaatAGGGCACAG GTATATCGAAATCTTTAAGAGCAGTCGAGCTGAAGTTAGAACTCACTATGATCCACCACGAAAACTTATGGCCATGCAGCGACCAGGTCCCTATGACAGACCTGGGGCTGGCAGAGGGTATAACAGCATTGGAAGAGGAGCTGGCTTTGAAAGGATGAGGCGTGGTGCTTATGGTGGAG GTTATGGAGGCTATGATGATTATAATGGCTATAATGATGGCTATGGATTTGGGTCAGATAGATTCGGAAGAG ACCTCAATTACTGTTTTTCAGGAATGTCAGATCACAGATACGGGGATGGTGGCTCTACTTTCCAGAGCACAACAGGACACTGTGTTCACATGCGGGGGTTACCTTACAGAGCTACTGAGAACGACATTTATAAC TTTTTTTCACCACTCAACCCTGTGAGAGTACATATTGAAATTGGTCCTGATGGCAGAGTAACTGGTGAAGCAGATGTCGAGTTTGCAACTCACGAAGATGCTGTGGCAGCTATGTCAAAAGACAAAGCAAATATGC aaCACAGATATGTAGAACTCTTCTTGAATTCTACAGCAGGAGCAAGCGGTGGTGCTTACG AACACAGATATGTAGAACTCTTCTTGAATTCTACAGCAGGAGCAAGCGGTGGTGCTTATGGTAGCCAAATGATGGGAGGCATGGGCTTGT CAAACCAGTCCAGTTACGGTGGCCCGGCCAGCCAGCAGCTGAGTGGTGGTTATGGAGGCGGCTATGGTGGCCAGAGCAGCATGAGTGGATACg ACCAAGTTTTACAGGAAAACTCCAGTGATTTTCAATCAAACATTGCATag